From a single Cyclobacterium marinum DSM 745 genomic region:
- a CDS encoding ATP-binding protein has product MNGFVILEIYDQFLVLIENDLLKNALIVIIVASIVLNNLSAIVNAVELFLKKNQKGVSDSLGSSSVPFEKEINDHFLLINSELKNKIYIDENNQLEELSNYLKVKPIVCVFGPAGVGKTTLVDMVRFTKLNDYFSISLRVDLEDVNAPDSLVDNDVISSYEKAKNSFLRGISPVDQNVDLIKIARGFQQKTLLFIDNYEQIQADEELDLRIRRELISPFINNPLVTIVITSRIIMKIETFNFEVKPLKNASAVNGMSSIDLANHYSSIRMFFKEHNQFASNNRIKKVDFNEDDCDIIIRLCDMVSNLPLGIKLIASRSCEIKLNNILSSFNLSSMERRPLGWEEFSERHRSLYNAFFWSFNLLNKNEQILCAYFSIFNNGFYIDSIGSFSVFNKKDELTNMIIKMSDHSILREYNSFGKKRYELYVFASEMLVEGIKDRSVVFDNEFFINTGNKYFCQLNDIINTIFTKQEKEIDYNDLVERVRIDIENIKYFSNRVFDLGEISMSIHMLCALEKILFEIGPYEVLINDFRNFYSFDAQNTMERARICLSYGKILQSTEQRELSWEIAYEAMELLSSIEKNKEVVNLLGDCYVTLAYLTNVHDRKLLLDSFFSESIDFNQHVVGNMHQAKGRYLESIGQVVAAKNEFEKSITLLSDYPLQLGKALNYFGLFLWREGFFYESKIIFCKAISTYEKIGATRWVQGFKTNIGLLCADTCEFDLGFKLVYEVQEELEINGPYDWFYINKHAQARLLARSRYGDNDQFTSLSILKECSSVFEEIKYWEALVLCLADLSELYYYLNQFQLALESANKCLYVASKFGISKMMRIFRALSIASLSSSELNSFDKSHDFKVEALNLLKSVPENQWLKYPNTKFLYDKIIDQNE; this is encoded by the coding sequence ATGAATGGTTTTGTGATTCTCGAAATTTACGATCAGTTTTTAGTATTAATTGAAAATGATTTATTAAAAAATGCATTAATTGTAATAATTGTTGCTTCAATTGTGTTAAACAATTTAAGTGCTATAGTTAATGCCGTTGAATTGTTTCTCAAAAAAAACCAGAAAGGAGTATCTGATAGTCTAGGTTCTTCTTCTGTACCATTCGAAAAAGAGATAAATGATCATTTTCTATTAATAAATTCTGAATTAAAAAACAAAATTTATATTGATGAAAATAATCAACTTGAAGAGCTTTCGAATTATTTAAAAGTTAAACCAATAGTTTGTGTTTTTGGTCCCGCAGGAGTAGGTAAAACCACATTGGTTGATATGGTTAGATTTACTAAGCTCAATGATTATTTCTCTATTTCTTTAAGGGTAGATCTTGAGGATGTAAATGCTCCAGATAGTTTAGTTGATAATGATGTAATCAGTTCATATGAAAAAGCAAAAAATAGTTTTTTAAGAGGAATTAGTCCTGTTGATCAAAATGTTGATTTAATTAAAATTGCCAGAGGATTTCAACAGAAAACTCTATTATTTATAGATAATTACGAGCAAATACAAGCGGATGAAGAATTGGATTTGCGAATAAGAAGAGAATTAATTTCTCCATTTATAAATAATCCTTTAGTAACTATTGTTATAACTAGTAGAATTATAATGAAAATAGAAACTTTTAATTTTGAGGTTAAACCTTTGAAAAATGCATCCGCTGTCAATGGGATGAGTTCGATTGATTTAGCCAATCATTATTCTTCAATTAGAATGTTTTTTAAGGAGCATAATCAATTTGCTTCTAATAATAGGATTAAAAAAGTTGATTTTAATGAAGATGATTGTGATATCATTATTAGATTATGTGATATGGTATCTAATTTACCTTTAGGTATTAAATTAATTGCAAGTAGAAGTTGTGAGATTAAGTTAAATAATATTTTAAGTAGTTTTAATCTTTCCTCTATGGAAAGGAGACCTTTAGGATGGGAGGAATTTAGTGAAAGACATAGGTCATTGTATAATGCTTTTTTTTGGAGTTTCAATTTGTTAAATAAAAATGAACAAATTCTATGTGCATATTTCTCTATTTTTAATAATGGTTTTTATATTGATTCAATAGGATCTTTTTCAGTTTTTAATAAAAAAGATGAATTAACTAATATGATTATTAAAATGTCTGACCATAGCATTTTAAGAGAATATAATTCATTTGGAAAAAAAAGATATGAATTGTATGTTTTTGCTTCAGAAATGCTTGTTGAAGGTATAAAAGATAGAAGTGTTGTGTTTGATAACGAATTTTTTATTAATACAGGGAATAAATATTTTTGTCAATTAAATGATATTATTAATACTATTTTTACTAAACAAGAAAAAGAGATTGATTATAATGATTTAGTGGAACGTGTTAGAATTGATATTGAAAATATTAAATATTTTTCAAATCGAGTTTTTGATTTAGGGGAAATTTCAATGAGTATACATATGCTCTGCGCATTAGAGAAGATACTTTTCGAAATTGGTCCATATGAAGTTTTGATAAATGATTTTAGAAATTTTTATTCTTTTGATGCTCAAAATACTATGGAACGAGCCCGAATATGTTTAAGTTATGGTAAAATATTGCAAAGTACAGAGCAGCGTGAATTAAGTTGGGAAATTGCTTATGAGGCTATGGAATTATTAAGTAGTATTGAAAAGAATAAAGAGGTTGTTAATCTTTTAGGAGATTGTTATGTTACCTTGGCATATTTGACTAATGTCCACGACAGGAAACTTTTATTAGACAGTTTTTTTTCAGAATCAATTGATTTTAATCAACATGTTGTTGGAAATATGCATCAGGCGAAAGGCCGTTATCTTGAAAGTATTGGACAAGTTGTAGCTGCAAAAAATGAATTTGAAAAATCAATTACACTATTATCTGATTATCCTTTACAGCTAGGCAAAGCTCTTAATTATTTTGGCCTATTTTTATGGCGAGAAGGTTTTTTTTACGAATCTAAAATAATATTTTGTAAAGCTATAAGTACCTATGAAAAAATTGGTGCTACTAGGTGGGTTCAAGGATTTAAAACAAATATTGGGCTTCTTTGTGCTGATACTTGTGAGTTTGATTTAGGGTTTAAACTTGTTTATGAAGTTCAGGAAGAATTAGAAATTAATGGACCGTATGATTGGTTTTATATTAATAAGCATGCTCAAGCAAGATTACTTGCTCGATCTAGATATGGGGATAATGATCAATTTACATCTCTTTCAATATTAAAAGAATGTTCTTCAGTTTTCGAAGAAATAAAATATTGGGAAGCTCTTGTATTATGTCTTGCTGATTTATCTGAGTTGTATTATTATCTTAATCAATTTCAACTAGCACTAGAATCTGCAAATAAATGTTTATATGTTGCTAGTAAATTCGGAATTTCAAAAATGATGAGAATATTTCGTGCTTTATCAATAGCGTCTTTATCTTCTTCTGAACTTAATTCTTTTGATAAATCCCATGATTTTAAAGTTGAAGCACTAAATTTGTTGAAATCAGTGCCTGAAAACCAGTGGTTGAAATATCCGAATACAAAATTTTTATATGATAAAATTATAGACCAAAATGAGTAA
- a CDS encoding gamma-glutamylcyclotransferase family protein produces MSNLHLYPWEEFLKNKSSFKLFGYGSLINKFSSIFKFNNPKELEIVQAYDVKRVFNYYLDENIRQRPVYKDLNRGEPYLAALNIVEGDGYQANGVLFEVNSDEFPEFIKREIGYNLIEITYSPFGFRNSKRRFKCYTLSAPNDFKGKKLVDNDLLPNIPYYLLCRSGAEAVSKEFLDVWLNTTYLGTGQTAKIWENEANIF; encoded by the coding sequence ATGAGTAATTTACATTTATATCCATGGGAAGAATTTTTGAAAAATAAATCGAGTTTTAAGCTTTTCGGATATGGGAGTTTGATTAATAAATTTTCCTCTATATTTAAATTTAATAATCCAAAGGAATTAGAAATTGTTCAGGCATATGACGTAAAAAGAGTATTTAATTATTACCTCGATGAAAATATCAGACAAAGGCCAGTTTATAAGGATCTTAATAGAGGAGAACCTTATTTAGCAGCGCTTAATATTGTTGAAGGTGATGGTTATCAGGCCAACGGTGTTCTTTTTGAAGTTAATTCCGATGAATTTCCTGAGTTTATTAAAAGAGAAATAGGATATAATTTAATTGAGATTACTTACTCTCCATTTGGGTTTAGAAATTCAAAGAGAAGATTTAAATGTTATACTCTTTCTGCACCGAATGATTTTAAGGGTAAGAAGTTAGTGGATAATGATTTATTGCCTAATATTCCATACTATCTATTATGTAGGTCTGGGGCAGAGGCAGTTTCAAAAGAATTTTTAGATGTTTGGTTAAATACTACCTATCTAGGTACAGGACAAACAGCTAAAATATGGGAAAATGAGGCCAATATTTTTTAG
- a CDS encoding tetratricopeptide repeat protein, with amino-acid sequence MKSILLIFSQYTLLITFLFSNVKTHAYQTSIDKKIDVKINEGKYNEAKVLLERELNEINNSDTIHLRQYNADLGYVLFHLGQYQSSIDRYKEAINFTKAQSDHKRTSTFLRSIGLNYQYLGLYGLAIENYQEALVALGIAEGDLPREAALYNSMGNLYRKTQDETKSLALLHKSLRIYKNIKDTGKTANVLNNIGATFQYFNQLDSSLYYFQSVLNELALDIHSPLSQAIERSATYNNMGVVLLDQEKTEEAYPYILKSYQINKVNNDQQGLAISHNNFADYWLKKANTKKAALHLDSALLILQQVSDKELMVDNLELRFKLLESTNQYAQALVTYKALDSLNNQLFQDEKLKVQEISNIYLLREKEFENQKISQEAELFALQSSKFQQTSLFLAIIGIFLTLFLFWIFRNLNRQKRLTQIIGAKNETISLQQTELRHRTANNIMRLQSIIKEIARRVPDNTAQQEMLRSTQLLYAAASLERYLFSIEDEQEVPLQEFLQGLMQQHREMLAKENRKVEIEYYQTAEIVLPVAAVIPISMILTEWIYNSLKYAFEGIGQAKITIVIQLRDQNIIIDYQDNGVGFNGQAGKGTGTQLIEKFALDLKAQIKSIAHQGTWYQMVFKNMSKGYYQTYKV; translated from the coding sequence ATGAAAAGTATTTTGCTTATTTTCTCACAATACACTTTGCTTATTACGTTTTTATTTTCCAATGTAAAAACACATGCATACCAAACTTCAATAGATAAAAAAATAGACGTTAAAATAAATGAGGGGAAATATAATGAAGCAAAAGTGTTACTTGAAAGAGAGTTAAATGAAATCAACAACTCAGACACTATACATCTTAGGCAATACAATGCGGACTTGGGCTATGTTTTATTCCACCTTGGCCAATATCAAAGTAGCATTGACAGGTATAAGGAAGCGATTAATTTTACAAAAGCTCAATCCGACCATAAACGTACCAGTACATTTCTGCGAAGCATTGGACTAAATTACCAATATTTAGGTCTTTACGGGTTAGCTATTGAGAACTATCAGGAAGCCTTAGTCGCTCTAGGTATTGCAGAAGGTGATCTTCCAAGAGAGGCTGCATTATATAATTCTATGGGCAATCTCTACAGGAAAACACAAGATGAAACAAAATCATTGGCCTTGCTTCACAAATCTTTAAGAATATATAAGAATATAAAGGACACAGGGAAAACAGCCAATGTTTTAAACAATATTGGCGCAACCTTTCAATATTTTAACCAATTAGATTCAAGTCTCTACTATTTCCAATCAGTTCTAAATGAATTGGCTTTAGATATCCACTCACCACTGAGTCAAGCCATTGAAAGGTCTGCTACTTATAATAATATGGGTGTTGTTCTTTTGGATCAAGAAAAGACAGAAGAAGCTTACCCGTATATACTGAAATCCTATCAGATTAACAAAGTAAACAATGACCAACAAGGTCTAGCAATTAGCCATAATAATTTTGCAGATTATTGGCTAAAAAAGGCCAACACAAAAAAAGCCGCATTACACCTAGACTCTGCGCTCCTTATCCTTCAGCAAGTTTCCGATAAAGAATTAATGGTAGATAATTTAGAACTTCGCTTTAAACTACTGGAAAGCACCAATCAATACGCACAGGCATTGGTTACCTACAAAGCTTTGGATTCCTTGAACAACCAATTGTTTCAGGATGAAAAATTAAAAGTACAAGAAATAAGCAATATCTACCTCTTGCGGGAAAAAGAATTTGAGAACCAAAAAATCTCTCAGGAAGCGGAATTATTTGCTTTACAGAGCAGCAAATTTCAGCAAACAAGTTTGTTTCTAGCAATTATTGGAATATTCTTAACCTTATTTCTCTTCTGGATTTTCAGAAACCTTAACCGTCAAAAACGACTAACACAAATAATAGGTGCTAAAAACGAAACCATCAGCCTTCAACAAACAGAATTGCGACACCGTACTGCCAATAATATCATGCGGCTACAAAGTATTATAAAGGAGATTGCCAGAAGGGTACCTGATAATACTGCCCAACAGGAAATGCTAAGATCCACACAGCTCTTATACGCTGCGGCTTCTCTTGAAAGGTATCTGTTTAGTATAGAGGATGAGCAAGAGGTGCCTTTACAGGAATTCCTCCAGGGCCTGATGCAACAACACCGGGAAATGCTTGCTAAGGAAAATCGAAAGGTGGAGATTGAATATTATCAAACTGCAGAAATTGTGCTACCGGTGGCAGCTGTTATTCCCATCTCAATGATTTTAACAGAGTGGATCTACAATAGCTTGAAGTATGCTTTTGAAGGTATCGGACAAGCTAAAATTACAATTGTGATTCAGCTTCGAGATCAAAATATCATAATTGATTATCAGGACAATGGGGTTGGTTTCAATGGACAGGCAGGTAAAGGCACCGGTACCCAATTGATTGAAAAATTTGCCTTGGATCTAAAAGCTCAGATCAAATCCATCGCGCATCAGGGGACCTGGTATCAAATGGTTTTTAAGAATATGTCTAAGGGATATTATCAGACTTATAAAGTTTAA
- the rbsK gene encoding ribokinase has product MNQGHKILVVGSANTDMVIRVEKFPAPGETLSGHNFLLNAGGKGANQAVAAARLGGKVAMMARLGNDLFGKQTIENFKKEGLNVEGVVLDNKLPSGVAQIVVDKSGENTIVVAGGSNLALNTRQVNKYYSLVQEAEVILLQLEVPMETVLYVAQKATGLGKKVILNPAPANKLSDKLYASIYAITPNETETKFLTGINITGEKSAQHAADFFHDKGVKVVIITLGAAGAFLSTPDYSGTIATSEVEAVDTTAAGDTFNGALATALSNKMDWEEAVAFANKAASLSVTKHGAQASVPFLKDLNV; this is encoded by the coding sequence ATGAATCAGGGACATAAAATCCTCGTGGTAGGAAGTGCGAATACAGACATGGTCATCAGAGTAGAAAAATTTCCGGCTCCGGGAGAAACATTATCGGGACATAATTTTTTACTAAATGCAGGAGGAAAAGGAGCCAATCAAGCCGTTGCCGCTGCACGGCTTGGAGGCAAAGTTGCCATGATGGCTAGATTAGGAAACGATCTTTTTGGAAAACAAACCATTGAGAATTTTAAAAAAGAAGGGCTGAATGTGGAAGGTGTTGTACTTGACAATAAATTACCTTCAGGTGTGGCTCAAATTGTAGTTGACAAGTCTGGAGAAAATACCATAGTGGTAGCAGGAGGGTCTAATTTGGCTTTAAATACAAGACAGGTCAATAAATACTATAGCCTAGTGCAGGAAGCCGAAGTAATTCTTTTGCAGTTAGAAGTCCCTATGGAAACCGTTTTATATGTAGCACAAAAGGCCACAGGTCTGGGAAAGAAAGTAATTTTGAATCCGGCTCCGGCTAATAAACTTTCAGATAAACTATATGCCTCAATTTATGCCATTACCCCGAATGAAACAGAAACCAAATTTTTGACAGGTATCAATATTACCGGTGAAAAAAGTGCGCAACATGCGGCAGATTTTTTCCATGACAAAGGGGTTAAAGTAGTCATAATAACCCTAGGTGCTGCAGGTGCCTTTCTTTCCACACCCGATTATTCCGGTACAATTGCCACATCTGAGGTGGAAGCGGTGGATACGACAGCTGCAGGGGACACTTTCAATGGTGCCTTGGCCACTGCTTTATCCAACAAGATGGATTGGGAAGAGGCAGTAGCCTTTGCCAATAAGGCTGCTTCTTTGTCTGTGACCAAACATGGAGCGCAAGCCTCTGTACCATTTTTGAAAGACCTCAATGTCTAA
- a CDS encoding nucleoside hydrolase — MNKFNIVFVLSLVLIGFTSCQKSSDTTKHRVLLDTDANNELDDQHAMAYLFFNGDVFDVAGITVNTTRNGGDIEGHYQEARRVMDLCNVYSSMPLHKGANASFEEIRQNLDKADFDGAEAVNFIIEEAHKKADEKLILLPVGKLTNIALALEKDPSIADKVRIVWLGSNYPYPGEYNQDNDEASLNYILNVDVPFEMVLVRGGKETGTAAVSSNRAEINSIMPGKGPLADNPITGRHGDTFDHFGDYSVNLYSNIHTYDEAGTRPLYDMAAIAIVKDPSWAEKKEIPAPLLVDGEWQERPNNPRKVMIWENFNKEAIMGDFFDRMENYVLVTP; from the coding sequence ATGAATAAGTTTAACATTGTCTTTGTATTAAGCCTGGTTTTAATTGGATTTACCAGCTGCCAAAAATCGTCTGATACCACCAAACATCGAGTACTTTTAGATACAGATGCGAACAACGAATTGGATGATCAACATGCCATGGCTTACTTATTTTTCAATGGAGATGTTTTTGATGTAGCCGGCATTACTGTTAACACTACTCGAAATGGAGGGGATATTGAAGGACACTACCAAGAGGCCAGAAGAGTAATGGACCTATGTAATGTGTATTCATCCATGCCTTTGCACAAAGGAGCAAATGCATCGTTTGAAGAAATCAGACAAAACTTGGACAAGGCAGATTTTGATGGGGCTGAAGCGGTCAACTTTATCATAGAGGAGGCCCATAAAAAAGCAGATGAAAAACTAATTCTTTTGCCGGTAGGGAAATTGACCAATATTGCCTTGGCATTAGAAAAAGATCCATCTATTGCCGATAAAGTAAGAATCGTATGGTTAGGTTCAAATTATCCCTATCCTGGTGAGTACAACCAAGACAATGATGAAGCTTCGCTAAATTATATTTTAAATGTTGATGTACCATTTGAGATGGTTTTGGTTAGAGGAGGAAAAGAAACAGGTACCGCCGCAGTTTCTTCTAATAGAGCTGAAATCAATAGCATCATGCCGGGAAAAGGTCCTTTGGCTGACAATCCGATCACAGGCAGACATGGTGATACTTTCGATCACTTCGGGGATTATTCCGTTAACCTGTATAGTAATATTCATACTTACGATGAAGCAGGAACAAGACCTTTGTATGACATGGCAGCCATTGCTATAGTAAAGGATCCCTCTTGGGCTGAGAAAAAAGAAATTCCTGCACCCCTATTGGTAGATGGGGAATGGCAGGAAAGGCCAAATAATCCAAGAAAAGTGATGATATGGGAAAATTTTAACAAAGAAGCCATTATGGGGGATTTCTTTGATAGGATGGAAAACTATGTACTGGTTACCCCTTAA
- a CDS encoding GRP family sugar transporter, whose product MFIINDYPLAVFFCFITMLCWGSWANTQKLAEGNWRFELFYWDYVLGIVLLSLVFGLTLGSIGEGGRSFLGDLSQAAPSSYWSALAGGAVFNLANILIVAAISLSGMAVAFPVGIGLALVLGVMINFISEQKGDPVLLFIGVALVTVAIILDALAYKKNSRDQAKNVSKGLKLALIGGVLMSFFYFLVQQSMSLNFQLPEVGKFTPYSAVFVFSLGIFLSNFIFNTILMKKPVDGTSLTYGDYFSGSFKVHLVGILGGAIWCIGMAFSIIASEQAGPAISYGLGQGATMVAAFWGVFVWKEFKGATTRTQNMLRSMFACFIIGIIIIIYAGL is encoded by the coding sequence ATGTTTATAATCAACGATTACCCTCTGGCTGTCTTTTTTTGTTTCATTACCATGCTATGTTGGGGCTCATGGGCCAATACACAAAAATTGGCAGAAGGTAACTGGCGTTTTGAGTTGTTTTATTGGGATTACGTGTTGGGTATAGTCTTGTTGTCCCTTGTTTTTGGATTAACCTTAGGGAGTATAGGAGAAGGTGGTCGATCTTTTTTGGGTGATTTGAGCCAAGCAGCCCCTTCGAGTTATTGGAGCGCTCTGGCTGGCGGTGCTGTTTTTAACTTGGCCAATATTTTAATTGTAGCAGCAATATCTCTTTCCGGTATGGCTGTAGCTTTTCCGGTAGGCATTGGACTTGCCTTGGTTTTGGGAGTCATGATCAATTTTATTTCTGAACAGAAAGGTGATCCGGTATTGTTGTTTATAGGAGTAGCCTTAGTCACGGTGGCCATTATTTTGGACGCTTTGGCTTATAAGAAAAACAGTAGGGACCAAGCTAAAAATGTTTCTAAAGGGCTTAAACTGGCTTTGATCGGTGGTGTTTTAATGTCTTTTTTCTATTTTTTAGTTCAGCAATCCATGTCCTTAAATTTTCAATTACCGGAGGTAGGCAAGTTCACTCCCTATAGCGCTGTGTTTGTGTTTTCCCTAGGAATATTTTTGAGCAATTTTATTTTCAATACCATCCTTATGAAAAAGCCTGTAGATGGAACTTCTTTGACGTATGGAGATTATTTTTCCGGAAGTTTTAAAGTCCACTTGGTGGGTATATTAGGAGGAGCAATCTGGTGCATTGGTATGGCTTTTAGCATTATCGCCTCAGAACAAGCAGGGCCGGCCATTTCCTATGGGCTGGGTCAAGGAGCAACCATGGTGGCAGCATTTTGGGGAGTCTTCGTGTGGAAAGAATTTAAAGGAGCTACCACAAGAACTCAAAACATGCTTCGAAGTATGTTTGCCTGTTTTATCATAGGAATCATTATAATCATTTATGCCGGCCTATAG
- a CDS encoding serine hydrolase yields MSNSDKIIPSASIIKVPLLIYFMQKASEGTFSLQDHYHLKDEDKVGGSGELQFKPAGISVTYEYLAKEMIRVSDNTATNIIIKKLGLKAFQKWMKENDYSATQLNRFMMDFDAIEKGKQNYCSSKEINRLLLALYNGDLLAENPSLKVIEWLKNCEDNTGLPHLLPDRVAIAHKTGTLDYVRGDAGIIFGENPIFITVLVENFSEIAEADSIISTIGRLAYLEYSK; encoded by the coding sequence ATGTCTAACTCAGATAAAATAATCCCTTCTGCTAGTATTATTAAAGTACCATTGCTGATATATTTTATGCAAAAGGCATCAGAAGGGACTTTCTCACTGCAAGACCACTATCACCTGAAAGACGAGGACAAGGTGGGTGGATCCGGAGAATTACAATTTAAACCTGCAGGGATTAGTGTAACTTATGAATACTTGGCTAAGGAAATGATCAGGGTAAGTGACAACACTGCCACTAATATTATCATAAAAAAGTTAGGATTGAAAGCCTTCCAAAAATGGATGAAGGAAAATGACTACTCAGCCACTCAGCTGAATAGATTCATGATGGACTTCGATGCAATAGAAAAGGGTAAGCAAAATTACTGTAGTTCAAAAGAAATCAACAGGCTTTTACTAGCCCTTTACAATGGAGACTTGCTTGCTGAAAATCCAAGCTTGAAAGTTATCGAATGGCTAAAAAACTGCGAGGATAACACAGGGTTACCCCACCTATTACCCGATCGGGTGGCCATTGCTCATAAAACCGGTACCTTGGATTATGTCCGAGGGGATGCGGGGATCATTTTTGGTGAAAATCCCATTTTCATTACAGTACTGGTTGAAAACTTCTCAGAAATAGCTGAAGCAGACAGTATCATTTCCACAATTGGTAGGCTGGCTTATCTGGAATATTCCAAGTAA
- a CDS encoding AbgT family transporter, which translates to MDRQTPKNNLMDRFLNAIEKAGNKLPDPAVLFLALLLLTWLLSALLAPIDFGAIDPRTGEKLFIQNLLTGEKLADFLSRMIAVFINFPPLGVVLLAMLGVGVAEYSGYINAGLKYLLSFTPQILLTPIIILVAIVSHTAADAGYVLVIPLGGIIYYAAGRHPLAGIAATFAGVSGGFSANFIPSAIDPLLQSFTQSAAQIIDPNITLNPLNNIFFTGLSSIVVIAVGWYLTDKVIEPRLKRTTTVDENLSDLPKMEQLKPEEKTAFKIASLVMFLGLFGLFFWAYPEDSSLRSESGEITSFAAPLMRSIVPFIFLIFWIPGIIFGFLSKNYKTSADVIASMSKSMGGMSHYIVMAFFCALFIDSFAQSNIGAMIALKGASFLQSLHLPSQVTVISIVFLSAIVNLLVGSASAKWALISPIFVPMLMQLQISPDLTQAAYRVGDSVSNIITPLNPYFPLVVIYCQKYIKKTGIGTLVSIMLPYSIYLLFIWTVFLLIYWTLGIPLGLQSSYEYLP; encoded by the coding sequence ATGGATAGACAAACCCCAAAGAATAACCTGATGGATAGGTTTTTAAATGCCATCGAAAAAGCAGGAAATAAGCTTCCTGATCCTGCTGTCCTATTTTTAGCGTTATTGTTACTCACATGGTTGCTGTCTGCATTACTTGCACCTATTGATTTTGGAGCCATAGACCCGAGAACCGGAGAAAAATTGTTTATCCAAAATTTACTTACCGGGGAAAAACTGGCTGATTTTTTATCTCGAATGATTGCTGTTTTTATTAATTTCCCACCTCTAGGTGTGGTTTTATTGGCCATGTTAGGGGTTGGTGTAGCTGAATATTCAGGTTACATCAATGCAGGCCTAAAATACCTTCTCAGTTTTACACCACAAATTTTGTTGACGCCCATAATTATTTTGGTGGCCATCGTAAGTCATACTGCGGCTGATGCCGGGTATGTTTTGGTAATTCCGCTCGGGGGAATTATTTACTATGCTGCCGGCCGACATCCACTGGCGGGGATTGCTGCTACTTTTGCAGGGGTTTCCGGAGGATTTAGTGCCAACTTTATCCCTTCTGCCATAGACCCCTTGCTTCAAAGTTTTACTCAATCGGCTGCTCAGATTATCGACCCTAACATTACACTAAACCCACTAAATAACATTTTCTTTACAGGGCTTTCGAGTATTGTGGTGATCGCAGTAGGGTGGTATTTAACGGATAAAGTCATTGAACCCAGACTAAAAAGAACAACAACTGTAGATGAAAACCTCTCGGATCTACCCAAAATGGAGCAGCTTAAGCCCGAAGAAAAAACTGCATTTAAAATCGCAAGTTTGGTCATGTTCCTCGGTCTTTTTGGACTTTTCTTTTGGGCTTATCCTGAGGATTCCAGCCTAAGAAGTGAATCAGGAGAAATCACCTCCTTTGCAGCCCCTTTGATGCGATCCATCGTGCCTTTTATCTTTCTAATATTCTGGATCCCTGGTATAATTTTCGGCTTTTTATCTAAAAATTATAAAACATCTGCAGACGTTATCGCTTCCATGAGTAAATCTATGGGAGGAATGTCTCACTATATAGTCATGGCGTTTTTCTGTGCCCTATTTATTGATTCATTTGCTCAGTCAAATATCGGAGCCATGATTGCATTAAAAGGAGCTTCCTTTCTCCAAAGCTTACACTTGCCTTCTCAGGTAACTGTTATCAGCATCGTATTTCTGAGCGCCATTGTTAACTTATTGGTAGGATCAGCCTCAGCAAAATGGGCTTTGATTAGCCCTATTTTTGTCCCTATGTTGATGCAGTTACAAATTTCACCGGATCTTACCCAGGCTGCATATAGAGTAGGTGATTCGGTTTCTAACATAATTACACCATTGAACCCTTATTTTCCCTTGGTGGTTATTTATTGTCAAAAATACATCAAGAAGACCGGAATAGGCACGTTGGTTTCAATAATGCTGCCTTACTCCATATATTTACTGTTTATCTGGACGGTGTTCCTATTGATTTATTGGACGCTCGGCATTCCATTAGGTTTACAATCTTCCTATGAATATCTACCATAA